TTACTCCTGCAACAATAATTGAAGTAATAGAGATGTCAAAGGACTACAGATGTCATTTGGTGATATTCATTAAAAGCTTTCTGACTGAGACTCTCAGCAATATATATTTTCTGGAAAGATTTTATTTTCTAAATAACATTGGCTTATTTAATTTTAAATTAGAGAATAAAATGTATTCTAATCTTTTATCAGAGATAAATGGGATAATAGATAGACAAAAAGAAAAAACACATCCTTTCAGGAGAGATATTATTAGAAATCTAATTATCATTTTGCTATATGAAACAGAGAACATATTGCAACAACAGAGTTTAGGCCAAAATTTAGAAAATAGCTATGGTAAGGAGAAAGTCTTTTCAGATTTTAAAGAACTGCTGCACAAGAAATTTTATATGGAAAGGAAAGTTGCCTATTATTCTAATAAGCTCAATGTAACAACACAAGTACTGACAAAAATAGTGACGGAATATACAGGACGGGGAGCAAAGGAACATATTGAGGAGATGGTGCTTTCGCAGGCAAAAGTATTTTTAAAATCGGGGAATTATAATGTTTCGGAAACGGCTTCGATGCTTTACTATAGTAATCTGGAAGAGTTTAGCCGATTCTTTAAAAAAAAGACGGGTCTTACACCTCTGAAGTTTTCAAAAAAATAAACAAAAAGTAGTTTTTATGTATTCAGTTAATTTAGGAACCAATGATGACCGATTATTAAATTTAAATGTGAAGAGGATCTTTTAGTATTAAGTAAAAAAATCAGGTTAATCCATATGAATCGTTAAAATGGATAAGTCTTTCAGACTTATGGATAAGCCGCCTGGATAATAGCAGTCTACATTTGTATTAATAATATTAATAACAAAAAAGACATGGCAAAAACAGTTTTTATAACCGGCGCATCCCGCGGTTTTGGTAAATTATGGACAGAAGCTCTATTACAAAAAGGATACAATGTAGCTGCAACGGCTAGAAATATCAGTTCACTGGATGAATTGGCAGATAAATACAACGGTAAGATTCTGCCTCTTGAATTGGATGTGACAGACCGCAACAGTGTTTTTAAAACAGTTGAGAGAGTTAAAGAGCATTTTGGAAGCATAGACATTTTGATTAACAATGCGGGATATGGTCTATTTGGCACTTTAGAAGAAAATACGGAAGAAGAGGTTCGCCAGCAGATGGAGACCAATTTTTTCGGACTGGTATGGGTTACACAGGCTGTAGTGCCTATTATGCGCGAACAGGGCAGGGGACATATTATTCAGCTGTCAAGTGCTTTAGGGCTCATTTCTTTTCCTACTTTAGGGGTTTACAGCGCTTCTAAATTTGCGGTGGAAGGACTAAGCGAAAGTCTGGCGGCAGAGGTTAAAGGTTTTGGCATCAAAGTAACTATCGTGGAGCCAAATGAATTTTCAACTGAGTGGGGTGGAGCTTCAGCAAAATCATCTTCGGCACTGCCGGTTTATGAAAATGTAAGAACTGAATTTTTTGCACTTTTATCGGATGATTTAGTCGGAATACCTGAAGCTACAGTGCCTGCGGTGTTGAAGCTTATAGAAAGCAAAAATCCACCGCTGCGCCTATTTCTTGGAAAAGCTGGTTTTCCTATGGTGAAATATGCCTATGAGAACCGTTTTTCAGAATGGGAATCCTGGTCCGAAATAGCCAATGCGGCTCATGGGAAGTAACATCAAATTAATTTAATCAAACTGCGCCCTTATCGGCGCGGTTTTCAATATTTAAGAAGACATGGAACATTTTAAGCATCTGGCTGATATGCACCGCTCTATAGGACTTCCGCTGCCGGAAGATCCTCTGTTTAGTCTGGTGCACTGCAATACCGCCTGTACAATGGCAGCAAATGAGTTTACTACAGATTTTTACATGATAGGTTTTAAAAAACTTAAAAATGGAGAGATTATTTATGGACGCACAAAGTACGATCATGATACCGGCAGTATGATGTTTCTAAAACCCAGGCAGATTATTCAGTTCAATCAGGTAGAGCATGAAGAAGATGCCTTTCTGCTTTTTATTCATGAAGATTATTTTCTGGGGCATCATCTTCATCAGCAAATAAACAAATATTCCTATTTTGATTACAAAACAAATGAAGCGCTGTTTCTTTCTCCGAAAGAAGAAAGCGTTGTCTGGGATATTTTTCATAAAATTAAAATGGAATACTACGATAATATCGATGACTATAGTAAAGATATTATTCTGACTTATATCGAATCGATGCTGCAGTATGCCCAAAGGTTTTATAAGAGGCAGTTTATAAATCGAAAGGAAATTTCTGGAAAAACAGTTTCTAGATTCAATGAAACATTGAAATCTTTTAATAAGAATGATATTAAAAAAAAAGGAATCCCTACAGTCAGTGCCGTTTCTTCTCTTTTGAATTTATCGCCCCGCTACATGAGCGACCTGCTAAAACAGGAGACGGGCAAGACGGCAATGGAGCTTATCCATATCTATCTGATTAATGAAGCTAAAAATCAGTTAAAAGCCAATAATGATCTTACTGTTTCAGAGGTGGCTTATGATTTGGGCTTTGAAAGCCTGCCTTCTTTTTCAAGATTATTCAAGAAAGAAACAGGACTCAGTCCCAATGAATTTAAAAAGAGTTTTTTAAACTGAAAAACTGGTTCTGAATATTTCCTGAACAAATAATTTTTTTCTCGCTTTTAGAATCTGATTTTCTGAATTGTTAAGTTATCCTCAATGGTGTCATAGGCATTAATTTTCCAATAGTCCCAAACAAGGACATAGGCTTGGTCTTAATAAGGAAGGACTGCTATTTCCAAAGGTTGTAAAGAGCTGGCTTTAAATATTGCCAGAAAATAAAAATTTAATTTTAGGGCAAAATTTTTAACATTGAAACTTGGCTGTTAAAACTGTACTGATCTGTAAAAGCATAAAATTAAAATGCATATTTTTATTTAAAAACGAGAAAGTCTTGTCAAATTGTTAGGTTTTTTGTTTTGGGTTCGTTATTATATTGAAAAAAGGTAAAATGATGGAGAAAAATTTATAAGTTCTGTTTTTGAATTTAGAATGGATTGATCTTGTTTTAAACCTTGAATTATAAAAACAAACTTTAAAACTGCACAATGAATTACATTAAAACTTCAGTATTTATTACTCTGCTTTTTCTGGCAGCTGTTGAAAGCTATGGACAAAACAAATTTAAAAAGATTGACAAATTAAGCCAGAAGCAGGTAATGGCCCAGATGGATTCTTTACTGAATACAAAATCTGCCAAGGATACAGCATCAGTAAAAACATTATTATCTTCCCTAAAAGAGCATAAAGAGGAGCGTTATGTAAAGATCGCAAGAATGTATTATATAAAAATAGGCGATAAACAAACAGCAGATTTAATATATAATAATCTGGTTTTGAAATTCCCTAAAGGATCTACGGCAAGACAGGTTGCAGCTGATAACATATTTAAGCTTGAAACGGGCTTGGAAAAAGAAAATGCGTACAGAAGATGGATTAAAGATTTTCCATTGGACAGATTTCCGGATGAACGTCTGACAAATGATTATGTCGCATCAAGCACTGCCGGCACATATGCTAAGGAAGGAAATTACCAGAAAGCATTTGAGTTCTGCGGCAAACTGCAGGAAACTTTCTGGAAAAGCAGCGGTCTTTCAGGCGTAATCAGTACTTTATACGCTAAGGAGCATTATTCTGAAGCTCTTGTGTTAATGGAAGAGTCAGTAAGATGCAGCAAAATTTATATCGATAATCCTGACGACAAATCCAATGAGGCAGGATTTGCCAGATTAGGATATTATTCGCTGCTTCCAATGTATGCCGATTTATTATTAAAAAATAATAAAAAGAACCAGGCAATGCTTGTTTTAGATGAATATGATAAGAATGCAAAAAAGAAATCTGATTCAGGCACTTTTACATATGCCAAAATTCTGGTATCTCTTCAAAATGAAGATAAAGCTTTTGAAGTACTGCAAACGGCTATTACATCTGGGAAAGCAAGCAAAGATATTGAGGCTTTATTTCATACTTTATACTTAAAGAATAAAGGTGACGAGACGGCTTATTCGAATTATATGAAGGATGTTAGCAGTGCACAGTCTAAATTTTTAAAAGAAAAACTAGCTTCTGAGATAATTAAGGAAAAAGCGCCCGCATTCACGCTTCGTGATGTTGACGGTAATACTGTAAGTTTGAGTGATTACAGCGGCAAAGTTGTTATTCTTGATTTTTGGGCTACCTGGTGCGGTCCATGTAAAAAATCTTTTCCAGCTATGCAGATGGCCATAAATAAATATGCCAGCGATAAAACGGTAGAATTTCTTTTTATCCATACT
This portion of the Flavobacterium panacagri genome encodes:
- a CDS encoding helix-turn-helix domain-containing protein, encoding MSKSIPLLAIDDITQGESVAWNTHDYYVTEGRVDNFIRYFPLRQNCYMISICTSGFLKIRINGEEAVLEVSTLATFTPATIIEVIEMSKDYRCHLVIFIKSFLTETLSNIYFLERFYFLNNIGLFNFKLENKMYSNLLSEINGIIDRQKEKTHPFRRDIIRNLIIILLYETENILQQQSLGQNLENSYGKEKVFSDFKELLHKKFYMERKVAYYSNKLNVTTQVLTKIVTEYTGRGAKEHIEEMVLSQAKVFLKSGNYNVSETASMLYYSNLEEFSRFFKKKTGLTPLKFSKK
- a CDS encoding SDR family NAD(P)-dependent oxidoreductase, translated to MAKTVFITGASRGFGKLWTEALLQKGYNVAATARNISSLDELADKYNGKILPLELDVTDRNSVFKTVERVKEHFGSIDILINNAGYGLFGTLEENTEEEVRQQMETNFFGLVWVTQAVVPIMREQGRGHIIQLSSALGLISFPTLGVYSASKFAVEGLSESLAAEVKGFGIKVTIVEPNEFSTEWGGASAKSSSALPVYENVRTEFFALLSDDLVGIPEATVPAVLKLIESKNPPLRLFLGKAGFPMVKYAYENRFSEWESWSEIANAAHGK
- a CDS encoding helix-turn-helix domain-containing protein — protein: MEHFKHLADMHRSIGLPLPEDPLFSLVHCNTACTMAANEFTTDFYMIGFKKLKNGEIIYGRTKYDHDTGSMMFLKPRQIIQFNQVEHEEDAFLLFIHEDYFLGHHLHQQINKYSYFDYKTNEALFLSPKEESVVWDIFHKIKMEYYDNIDDYSKDIILTYIESMLQYAQRFYKRQFINRKEISGKTVSRFNETLKSFNKNDIKKKGIPTVSAVSSLLNLSPRYMSDLLKQETGKTAMELIHIYLINEAKNQLKANNDLTVSEVAYDLGFESLPSFSRLFKKETGLSPNEFKKSFLN
- a CDS encoding TlpA disulfide reductase family protein, with product MNYIKTSVFITLLFLAAVESYGQNKFKKIDKLSQKQVMAQMDSLLNTKSAKDTASVKTLLSSLKEHKEERYVKIARMYYIKIGDKQTADLIYNNLVLKFPKGSTARQVAADNIFKLETGLEKENAYRRWIKDFPLDRFPDERLTNDYVASSTAGTYAKEGNYQKAFEFCGKLQETFWKSSGLSGVISTLYAKEHYSEALVLMEESVRCSKIYIDNPDDKSNEAGFARLGYYSLLPMYADLLLKNNKKNQAMLVLDEYDKNAKKKSDSGTFTYAKILVSLQNEDKAFEVLQTAITSGKASKDIEALFHTLYLKNKGDETAYSNYMKDVSSAQSKFLKEKLASEIIKEKAPAFTLRDVDGNTVSLSDYSGKVVILDFWATWCGPCKKSFPAMQMAINKYASDKTVEFLFIHTWEKTKNDPAVEAKDYITANKYSFKVLMDLKNPKTGDNKVVSAYGAQGIPAKFIVDGNGFIRFKLTGFTGSNEAAVEELSTIVDLVKKNQ